TGTTACAAAATGGCATCGAGCCGATTTGTCAGATTGCTTGTCGCGATCGCAACCGTATTGCGATACAAGCCGACCTCATGGGCGCTCATGCTCTGGGTATTTATAACATCCTAGCTTTGACTGGCGATCCTGTGAAAGCAGGCGACCATCCCGACGCTAAAGGCGTGTTCGACTTGGAAGGAGTGCGGTTGCTGCAACTGATTCACAAACTCAATCAAGGCATTGACTGCAACGAAAAACCTCTGAGTGACGGTGCGCTGGATTTATTTCCAGGTGCAGCAGTCGATCCGCAATGTGCAAGTTGGTCTGGTTTACAAAGTCGGTTTGAGCGCAAATTAGCGGCGGGGGCGCAGTTTTTTCAAAGTCAATTGATTACAGACTTTGAACGGCTAGAAAAGTTTATGGACAAAATAGCTGCAGGCTGTGATAAACCAATTTTGGCAGGAATTTTTCTGTTGAAATCAGCGAAAAATGCTCAGTTTATCAATCGGTGTGTACCAGGTGTGAATATTCCTGACCACATTATTGATAGATTGGCGCAAGCAAAAGATCCGCTTGAGGAAGGAATGAAAATTGCTGCTGAACAAGTCCAAATCGCACGTCAATTGTGTCAGGGTGTGCACATGATGGCGGTGAAGCGTGAAGATTTGATTGTGCCAATTTTGGATATGGCTGGCGTTGGGGTAGTTACTAAGTAGTCTATCGCGTTAGTTTTGATTGGTTTGTGTACCATCAAAACCCTGTACGAACGCTCGGATGCAACGTCTCTACAACCCACCACTCAAAACCTCACCCTCGCTTTTAGCTGCGCTAAAATCTTTCCCTCTCCTTACTAAGGAGAGGGATGCCCGATAGGGCAGGGTGAGGTTGCGTTCGCGTAGCGTCTGGTAGAGAGGGAGTTTTGAGTCATTTGATTTAGGGTTGGGGAGGGGTTTTTTCCATGTGTTGCATTCTTTTTTCAAATTGGTATAACTGCCTTTACCCATCTCCATAAAGGGCGATAAGCCGGAGGCTTGACGCTTTGCGTATCGCGAATGCGCACCGTAAGGCATTCTCCTGGTGCAAGCTATAATCTCAACAACCTGCTCAAATCATTGAGAGTCAAGTATGGCTCAAGTTTTAGTAGAAGACGTAGATCCCTACGCCACAGCATATCCTGTATACTGCCTGAGTTCAGGCTCTCGAAATCCTAAGACAATGTGGTTCTCGGGGATTCCAGCTTCTGTCAAATCTTTGGCAATACCGTGTTGAGTACCATCCCGCTGAATCCAGAGTTTGTTGTTGATAATGTCGATGTGAATAATACAACCGTGAACTCGGCGATCGCCATCCCATCCCACATTCACCAGCAAATATCGGTCGTTCTTGCGATCAAAGACGACTTCGGTTTGAATCTCGCCGTAAGCGTAAGGAACAGCAGCATATTCAGAGAGAATTTTTTCAGTAATCTGTCTATAGCTGTCTAGGGTATCCATTTGAGAATTACCTCCATGCTAGGATCAAACACAATCAGCTTGACACGACCTTTGCTTAATAACAGTTTACCAATTGGTTCTTCAAACAGGTCTATGTAAACTCCATTGCGGATAGCAAGGTATAAAACTCGTTCTGGTTCTTTTTCTGAAAGAATATCATTGTAGAGAATATACTGCCCCAGCGCCTTTTCTAAATCATCGATATCAGAGCGACCAACAAAACTTTTAATTACGACTGCTATTTTAGACTTTTCTTTCTCAGCAGCGATGAGTTGTTCTGCTCCCAAGTCAACATATAAATCTTTTTTACCCATCTCAAGTTTTAGAGGATCGTGGGTTATTGTCCATCCATCTTTGAGCAGAGCATTTTTAACAGTGTTATGATAAATATCGCGTGAAGGCATAATGTTTCATCGGTGAACAATGAACAGTGAGAACTGAGAACTGATAACTGTTAAATGTGTACTTGATAGACAAAATATAGCAATCCTATTTGATAGGTGAAAATTGTTGAAGTCCAGAAACCCGGTTTCTGGGAGAAACCGGGTTTCTAATTTTAAAAAAATGATTTAGGACTGCTATATAACCACAATTCTGATTAGCAGGAATTGCTGACATCATTTTTTTAGGATAAGCTAACTTGAGATTCTCCATCAATTCAATAAAGCTATTCTGTTTATATCTTGCAAACCTAGGATTACAAAGTTTGGGACAGGTACAATATATTCAGATGACCTACTCTTGTAAAGGCAGCACAGTAATTAACTCAGAAAATCTCGCAAAATCTCCAGTGTTATGAGTTAACAGCTGAGGAATACCGTAAACTAGCATTGTGGCGACAATATTCGCATCATGTACCTGCTTGCCACCAATGGTAATTTCTTCCATCAACGTCAACAACCTTTCAGTCACATGCAAGTTATCTTCAGCTAACCGAAAGCGGTTGGAGAAATACCGCACGTCTTCCACTAGGGAAGAAACAGGAATTTCTCCAGTTAAGTCACCTTTCCTTGTCATAGCTGCTAAATATTCCCTGAGAGTTTGGCGACTGATCCATAGTTCAATTCCCTGTTCTTCTATAGCTTGAAGTCGTTCCGTAGCTTGTAAGTGAAACGGTGACAAAGCTAAATTGGCATAAACCAAAATATTCATGTCGATGAAGACAGGGTTATCAGTCGTTTGCATATAAATCTTCTCGGCGGAAAGTAACGCTTTGCGAGACTAATCCTACAGGATAGGCAGAAAATTTTAGAGGCGGACGTTTTTCCTTAATTATCTGCTTCTCTACCAAAGGTTTTTCATCAATCACCACCACCAATTCATGCTCACCTGGTGGAATATCTGGTGGTAACTGTACTGTGATTTTCCCATCTTCTGTAACTGTAGCAATTGTCGTAATCGCTTTCATCTCATTTCTCCTAAAATATGACGTTAGCGTCCCCAATCATCATACATATCCTCACGTCTTAAAGAAAGATTTTCAGGTCAAGAACCATAATTGTGTACTGGGAAGTTTAAAGGCGGACGCTTTTCCTTTATCTCTGGTTTTTTGGGTAAAACCTGTTCATCAATCACTACCACCACTTGATGCTCACCTACTGGAATATCTGGTCGTAACTGTATTGTCATGTCATTTTTCCATCTTCTGTAACCGTAGCAATTGTTTCAATAATCTTCATATCATTCCTCCTTTTTACTCCATCACCGCTAACACCGCTTTCGGCAACAATTTATCTTTAAACCAAACAATCCTAGCAGGCACATCATTTAATTGAACTCCAGCTTTTTCCAAATTCAATCGCTCAGAAATCGCCAAAATTAAATCATCACGTCCTGCACGTCGCACCTGTGAAAACTTCTTTTGTAAATATTCTGGTCGCCAATAACCAACTATTTCTAATAACAGCGATCGCCCATCAGGATGGACTAATCTAAAATCAGGAATCATCACACTTCCAGGAATAGGAATTAAGTCAACTTCTCGCTCTAACACCCAATCCGTTTTTGTTGACTCCCACTTATCAGCAAAAGACTCTTCCAACATACTGTCGTATGGTTTACCAGTGGAATAATGAGACACCAAACCGCATTCAGAATTGAGAGTAAAACGTCCCGTTTTCCATGTATTTGTGTATGGATCACGAATTTGTAATATTGTGGAAAGACTCCATTTTGTGACATGAAGTAAAGCCGGAATCAGCTTCGCTATAGCCAAACCATAACGTGTACTTGGAGTAAACAAACTCGTCGGACCATCAATTGTAATTGTAAAACCGTGGTCAGCATCTCCCTCAATATAAGACATTAATTGAAACAACTTGAGGTAG
This portion of the Brasilonema sennae CENA114 genome encodes:
- a CDS encoding XisI protein, encoding MDTLDSYRQITEKILSEYAAVPYAYGEIQTEVVFDRKNDRYLLVNVGWDGDRRVHGCIIHIDIINNKLWIQRDGTQHGIAKDLTEAGIPENHIVLGFREPELRQYTGYAVA
- a CDS encoding methylenetetrahydrofolate reductase, with the protein product MLDTITPTALTSFRTAAKTGKFLITAEVTPPKGGNPEHMIQMAATLKGRVHAVNITDGSRAVLRMCSLVASAILLQNGIEPICQIACRDRNRIAIQADLMGAHALGIYNILALTGDPVKAGDHPDAKGVFDLEGVRLLQLIHKLNQGIDCNEKPLSDGALDLFPGAAVDPQCASWSGLQSRFERKLAAGAQFFQSQLITDFERLEKFMDKIAAGCDKPILAGIFLLKSAKNAQFINRCVPGVNIPDHIIDRLAQAKDPLEEGMKIAAEQVQIARQLCQGVHMMAVKREDLIVPILDMAGVGVVTK
- a CDS encoding type II toxin-antitoxin system VapC family toxin, producing MQTTDNPVFIDMNILVYANLALSPFHLQATERLQAIEEQGIELWISRQTLREYLAAMTRKGDLTGEIPVSSLVEDVRYFSNRFRLAEDNLHVTERLLTLMEEITIGGKQVHDANIVATMLVYGIPQLLTHNTGDFARFSELITVLPLQE
- a CDS encoding element excision factor XisH family protein translates to MPSRDIYHNTVKNALLKDGWTITHDPLKLEMGKKDLYVDLGAEQLIAAEKEKSKIAVVIKSFVGRSDIDDLEKALGQYILYNDILSEKEPERVLYLAIRNGVYIDLFEEPIGKLLLSKGRVKLIVFDPSMEVILKWIP
- a CDS encoding DUF790 family protein; protein product: MLPTELLSHRQNGEEIIPKRLKIDDNHLAIATELTSCFQEAVGKTQGALERQLSELEGDTPDYRVKRGLAYILKSSFCTFEVVSPLEPQMLRERVFALAAKSPPSRELTETTLTHIADELSHELEREVLPKQVREGLYADLSENKILTAFDAPAPHDLLHRYNLSQVQGVFYRASQLVINAHRNVPGQYKLLFRYLKLFQLMSYIEGDADHGFTITIDGPTSLFTPSTRYGLAIAKLIPALLHVTKWSLSTILQIRDPYTNTWKTGRFTLNSECGLVSHYSTGKPYDSMLEESFADKWESTKTDWVLEREVDLIPIPGSVMIPDFRLVHPDGRSLLLEIVGYWRPEYLQKKFSQVRRAGRDDLILAISERLNLEKAGVQLNDVPARIVWFKDKLLPKAVLAVME